The following proteins are co-located in the Aurantiacibacter atlanticus genome:
- a CDS encoding M10 family metallopeptidase C-terminal domain-containing protein: protein MTVMAADFLRGSFNREEGLVETLGFDSQFDTPERNSFHAGILSLSAVHAAGHGGHVHQPGGNVVAAVDNIPGGTSTTATVAPGSFATSEIDTSSDSDWFRINLTAGETYTFTVFLASLPDSILTLRDSAGTVIETNDDANTAAGLYYSEITFTATSTAAYYLDVTGWESSTGQYFLSSSMPLNDDVAGDASTSASLTIGAAATSSSLNLSGDRDWYAVTLEAGQIYEFSTSATGGANDVDTTLTLRNSSGDVVAYNDDSSGTYSRIRYVSETNETFYIDVGGWADSQQGIYQLAGIIAPALQEFTNDEIADQLINGYWGGSGASRRFNVEPGDTLDINVTALTGTGQYLAREALNLWSDVLGISFNEVTSGGQIIFDDAQDGAFASSTTVNGFISQSNVNISTDWLVSAGTTLNSYSFQTYLHEIGHALGLGHAGNYNSTASYSQDAVYLNDAWASTIMSYFDQNENTFFNDLDFSRVFAISPMSADVVAIQNLYGVTATTRTGGNTYGAGNNTGRDIYGIGPSSMSSMGTLLAFTIVDHGGNDTLDYSPFSAAQYINLNAETFSNVGGSIGNMSIARGTVIENAIGGFGNDQLVGNDVVNFLTGGSGFDVIDGGSNIDTAIFSGNSSSYAVTQTSAGVFQVSGPDGTDTLTAIEYLQFDDETIRLLPGSGVSVNFDTADPAVYQMAMNNIRDFDGNALGGNGAWLRIGEVDVNGDGDIDQILVNNALGRFATVGTADDGLVYFDDYGWAGETRVAGTYIDPLVASGEVVAGSPHDSQIRFQNDLEIENIIRVLDADDYDGDDLQEIYFALTDGSAYLHAYMHADGNIQYANYQSEQQVIDYLTANGYDASTYADWFPADQNVQMQPDDFALAQQSAKPAAFDLDALGLLPAAFDDGVMTASLHDQMVETFA, encoded by the coding sequence ATGACGGTAATGGCAGCGGACTTCCTGCGGGGAAGCTTCAATCGCGAAGAAGGTCTGGTCGAGACGCTGGGCTTTGATAGCCAGTTCGATACACCGGAGCGAAATTCGTTTCATGCCGGCATTCTCAGCCTTTCTGCCGTTCACGCTGCGGGGCATGGCGGCCATGTTCATCAGCCCGGCGGTAATGTAGTCGCTGCGGTAGACAACATACCAGGTGGCACCTCGACCACGGCTACTGTCGCCCCAGGCAGCTTCGCCACCAGCGAGATAGACACATCCAGCGACAGTGACTGGTTCCGCATCAATCTGACGGCAGGCGAGACCTATACGTTCACTGTGTTCCTAGCCAGCTTGCCGGACAGCATACTGACGCTTCGCGATTCTGCTGGAACAGTCATTGAGACAAATGATGACGCCAATACCGCGGCAGGGCTTTATTATTCCGAAATCACCTTCACCGCGACAAGCACCGCAGCCTATTACCTCGACGTGACCGGCTGGGAAAGTTCGACCGGGCAGTATTTCCTTTCCAGTTCCATGCCGCTGAATGACGATGTGGCCGGAGACGCTTCGACAAGCGCAAGCCTGACGATCGGTGCGGCGGCCACAAGCAGCTCGCTCAACCTTTCCGGCGACCGGGACTGGTATGCGGTCACGCTCGAAGCTGGACAGATTTATGAATTTTCCACCAGCGCCACCGGCGGCGCAAATGATGTCGATACCACGCTGACACTGCGCAATTCCTCTGGTGATGTGGTAGCCTATAATGACGATAGCTCAGGTACCTACTCACGCATCCGTTATGTCTCTGAAACCAATGAAACGTTCTACATCGACGTGGGCGGCTGGGCGGATTCGCAGCAAGGCATTTATCAGCTTGCCGGCATTATCGCTCCGGCGCTGCAGGAATTCACCAATGATGAAATCGCCGACCAGTTGATCAATGGGTACTGGGGCGGTTCTGGCGCATCACGGCGTTTCAATGTTGAACCGGGGGATACGCTCGACATCAATGTCACTGCCTTGACTGGAACGGGCCAGTATCTTGCCCGGGAGGCGCTCAATCTTTGGAGCGATGTGCTCGGCATTTCCTTCAATGAAGTCACGTCTGGCGGGCAAATCATTTTCGATGACGCACAAGATGGTGCCTTTGCCAGTTCCACCACCGTCAACGGCTTTATCTCGCAGTCCAATGTCAACATCTCGACAGATTGGCTGGTCAGTGCCGGCACGACATTGAATAGCTATTCTTTCCAGACCTATCTGCACGAGATTGGCCACGCGCTGGGCCTTGGCCATGCCGGAAACTATAATTCGACAGCAAGTTACAGTCAGGATGCAGTCTATCTAAATGATGCGTGGGCAAGCACCATCATGTCGTATTTCGATCAGAACGAAAACACTTTCTTCAACGATCTCGATTTCAGCCGGGTTTTCGCCATTTCCCCGATGAGTGCTGATGTCGTGGCAATCCAGAATTTATATGGTGTGACAGCCACCACACGAACGGGTGGTAACACCTATGGCGCGGGAAATAACACCGGGCGCGATATCTACGGGATCGGCCCCAGTTCGATGAGCAGCATGGGGACCTTGCTGGCCTTCACCATTGTCGATCACGGCGGTAACGATACGCTTGATTATTCGCCTTTTTCCGCCGCGCAATACATCAATCTGAATGCCGAGACATTTTCCAATGTCGGCGGCAGCATCGGCAATATGAGCATCGCCCGTGGCACGGTGATCGAAAATGCCATTGGCGGCTTTGGCAATGATCAATTGGTCGGCAATGATGTCGTCAACTTTCTCACCGGCGGATCGGGCTTTGATGTGATCGATGGCGGCAGCAATATCGACACCGCGATTTTCAGCGGCAACAGTTCCTCCTACGCGGTCACGCAGACTTCGGCCGGGGTATTTCAGGTGAGCGGCCCCGACGGCACGGATACTCTGACAGCAATCGAATATCTGCAATTCGATGACGAGACCATTCGCCTGCTTCCGGGTAGCGGCGTATCGGTGAATTTCGATACTGCTGATCCTGCGGTCTATCAGATGGCCATGAACAATATCCGCGATTTTGACGGCAATGCGCTGGGCGGTAACGGTGCTTGGCTGCGCATTGGCGAGGTCGATGTGAACGGCGATGGCGATATTGACCAGATCCTAGTCAATAATGCTCTCGGACGTTTTGCCACTGTCGGCACGGCAGATGACGGGCTGGTCTATTTCGACGATTATGGATGGGCCGGCGAAACGCGCGTTGCGGGTACCTATATCGATCCGCTGGTGGCATCGGGCGAGGTTGTGGCAGGCAGTCCTCATGACAGCCAGATCCGCTTTCAGAATGATCTCGAGATCGAGAATATCATCCGCGTGCTGGACGCGGATGATTACGATGGTGACGATTTGCAGGAAATATATTTCGCACTGACGGACGGCTCTGCCTATCTGCATGCCTATATGCATGCGGACGGCAACATCCAATATGCCAATTACCAATCAGAGCAGCAGGTGATCGATTACCTGACTGCAAACGGTTATGACGCAAGCACCTATGCTGATTGGTTCCCTGCGGATCAGAATGTGCAGATGCAGCCGGACGATTTTGCGCTTGCACAGCAATCAGCCAAGCCCGCCGCCTTTGACCTCGATGCCCTGGGCCTTCTACCGGCTGCCTTTGATGATGGTGTGATGACCGCCAGCTTGCACGATCAGATGGTCGAAACCTTCGCCTGA